From Penicillium psychrofluorescens genome assembly, chromosome: 1, one genomic window encodes:
- a CDS encoding uncharacterized protein (ID:PFLUO_001670-T1.cds;~source:funannotate): protein MPDSGDAAAAAGPDYTTWNNASLIARISELERQLHTHNTQYTAPARQEEQAPASRPPVAAAVEGSEATPAAVATPEATATVSATKAAKKRALSPSTDITHDPAPSRPFKEQNREIDPSKYNTRFIALKFAYLGQRYNGLEHSNGNVTPLPTIEEVLWKALRRTRLILPTTVTGDEPDDVEPRALRPYSITWDGCDYSKAGRTDRGVSAFGQVIGVRVRSARPKPKANPERQEDGDAMQVVEDAEWDDIRDEISYIQVLNRVLPEDIRVLAWCPHPPEGFDARFSCRERRYRYFFTQPAFSPTPGPIGFANRAGNPSGPRAQRREGWLDIEAMREAAKAFEGTHDFRNFCKLDTSKQIQNFERIIFKSDIELVDPKTNPLGYVGRSGFQALEDFVPEVSMESSETPSPPTPLVYTFTLHGSAFLWHQVRHMVAILFLVGQGFEPPSVVSELLDVTKNPRKPTYEMASDAPLVLWDCIFPDESTGSRADALEWIYAGDPRLNKAQSAKSDGKFGMNGVVEGLWTVWRQRKIDEILASALLDLSVGQGDQDIVHNMTLKQGGSKKQTRGAKVWFGAEYARVGGKYIPVLQKATTETVEVQNAKWRAAKERKSANGLKGPAGGEEA from the coding sequence ATGCCGGACTCTGGCGAcgccgcggccgccgcggGCCCAGACTACACGACCTGGAACAATGCCAGTCTCATTGCGCGGATCTCCGAGCTTGAGCGCCAGCTACACACCCACAACACACAGTACACGGCTCCAGCGCGGCAGGAGGAACAAGCGCCGGCATCGCGCCCGCCTGTGGCTGCGGCTGTTGAAGGTAGCGAAGCCACACCAGCTGCAGTGGCCACACCTGAAGCTACAGCGACAGTTAGTGCGACAAAGGCAGCCAAGAAGCGAGCACTTTCGCCAAGCACGGACATCACGCATGACCCAGCGCCATCGCGTCCCTTCAAGGAGCAAAATCGGGAGATCGATCCGTCCAAGTACAATACGCGGTTCATAGCGCTCAAATTCGCCTACCTGGGACAACGATACAACGGGCTCGAGCACTCCAATGGGAATGTCACACCCCTGCCGACGATCGAGGAGGTGCTGTGGAAGGCTTTGCGGCGGACTCGATTGATTCTTCCGACGACGGTGACAGGGGACGAGCCAGATGACGTCGAGCCGAGAGCACTGCGGCCGTACTCGATTACGTGGGATGGGTGCGATTACTCTAAGGCTGGGCGGACGGATCGAGGCGTGAGTGCTTTTGGGCAGGTTATTGGGGTTCGTGTCCGCAGTGCGCGGCCCAAACCCAAGGCCAACCCCGAAAGACAGGAAGACGGGGATGCGATGCAGGTGGTTGAGGACGCGGAGTGGGATGATATCAGGGATGAAATTTCCTATATACAGGTATTGAACAGAGTGCTGCCGGAGGATATCCGCGTCCTGGCTTGGTGTCCCCATCCTCCTGAGGGCTTTGATGCCCGCTTCTCGTGCCGGGAGCGCAGATACCGATACTTCTTCACCCAGCCCGCGTTTTCTCCCACGCCTGGCCCGATTGGATTTGCCAACCGCGCAGGAAACCCTTCAGGACCTCGTGCCCAGCGGCGCGAGGGCTGGCTAGATATCGAGGCCATGCGTGAGGCCGCCAAGGCGTTCGAGGGAACCCACGACTTCCGGAATTTCTGCAAGCTAGATACCAGCAAACAGATCCAGAACTTTGAACGCATCATCTTCAAATCCGACATTGAACTCGTCGATCCTAAGACCAACCCGCTCGGCTACGTCGGCCGATCTGGCTTTCAAGCGTTGGAAGACTTCGTCCCCGAAGTGAGCATGGAGTCCTCAGAGACGCCGTCCCCGCCCACTCCACTGGTTTACACCTTTACTCTGCATGGTTCCGCGTTCCTGTGGCACCAAGTCCGGCACATGGTCGCCATTCTCTTCCTGGTCGGACAAGGATTCGAGCCCCCGTCCGTTGTTTCTGAATTGCTGGATGTGACCAAAAATCCCAGAAAACCGACGTATGAGATGGCTTCGGATGCGCCTCTGGTTCTATGGGACTGCATTTTTCCCGACGAAAGCACGGGGAGCCGCGCAGACGCCCTGGAGTGGATCTATGCCGGCGACCCGCGGCTCAACAAGGCCCAGAGTGCTAAAAGCGACGGCAAATTCGGCATGAATGGCGTCGTGGAGGGGCTGTGGACTGTCTGGAGACAACGTAAAATTGACGAGATCCTAGCCAGTGCTCTACTGGATCTATCCGTTGGTCAAGGAGATCAGGACATTGTGCACAACATGACCTTGAAACAAGGTGGTTCGAAGAAACAGACCAGGGGAGCAAAGGTCTGGTTCGGAGCGGAATATGCCCGTGTTGGAGGGAAATACATTCCCGTTTTGCAAAAGGCAACGACGGAGACTGTGGAAGTCCAGAATGCCAAGTGGCGGGCAGCAAAGGAACGCAAGAGTGCCAACGGCCTGAAAGGCCCAGCTGGAGGCGAGGAGGCCTGA
- a CDS encoding uncharacterized protein (ID:PFLUO_001671-T1.cds;~source:funannotate), with translation MAESDSLPESETTVTLLLLGDAGCGKTTFLSRLKHGRRATPAHPGPSGDCNNETLRDTDQPFIYDIRFSKKKFTLEMYDTSNPNQHWTTLRPDVVVLAFDISNRETLAGLKAWRHDVIRYFQHGHGERLPVMMLGLKRDLRKEGEGMIYPQETYRIAQELRCDRYAECSALTGELLPETFEDLARLAGMTTTEKGGQSEGTACIIL, from the exons ATGGCTGAATCAGATAGCCTTCCGGAGAGTGAGACAACCGTCACtctcctgctgctcggcgatgcAGGATGCGGCAAGACGACATTCTTATC CCGCCTCAAGCACGGAAGGAGAGCAACACCAGCTCATCCCGGCCCCTCGGGAGACTGCAACAATGAGACCCTCCGTGACACTGATCAGCCCTTCATATATGACATCCGgttctcgaagaagaaattcaCTCTTGAGATGTACGACACGTCCAATCCAAACCAACATTGGACGACTCTGCGGCCTGACGTGGTAGTTCTGGCGTTTGATATCTCGAACCGAGAGACGCTGGCAGGTCTGAAAGCG TGGAGACACGATGTCATTCGGTACTTCCAGCATGGTCATGGCGAGCGCCTACCTGTCATGATGCTGGGGTTGAAGAGAGACTTGAGGAAAGAGGGCGAGGGGATGATCTATCCACAAGAG ACCTATCGCATTGCGCAGGAACTTCGTTGTGATCGGTACGCAGAGTGTTCGGCCCTGACGGGTGAGCTGTTGCCGGAGACGTTTGAGGACCTCGCGAGACTGGCGGGGATGACGACGACGGAGAAAGGCGGCCAGTCTGAGGGCACCGCATGTATCATTTTGTAG
- a CDS encoding uncharacterized protein (ID:PFLUO_001673-T1.cds;~source:funannotate), with protein sequence MPPRIPLQPSLKALSGSFHGHNSLAASSPAQTFIRAKSTKPQSRKRLEPFLLARVRQRKAANISRQKVLKEEREGSIGDPVASTPTPFIEEIQARQSELQPPSAAPGSLNYAINSTELERALQFSKDLAEPLENPNRDTADPQHEKEALELHDKEHRDAQEAIDRIVNLNNANSKDHVRLNIQKCIEQFGRHNTDSILPPKPSAVLPDGATLHSEKVPRVGRDTGSAEVQAAILTVKILNLSRHLETSNKDKHNKRNLQILVHKRQKLLRYVRQKERGGPRWQHLIETLGLSDATWKGEVAL encoded by the exons ATGCCTCCGCGAATTCCCCTTCAGCCTTCGCTCAAGGCGTTGTCCG GCTCATTTCATGGTCACAACTCGTTGGCCGCATCCTCCCCGGCCCAGACCTTCATCAGAGCCAAGTCCACCAAACCTCAATCGCGCAAAAGACTTGAGCCCTTTCTGCTCGCCCGTGTTCGCCAACGCAAGGCAGCCAACATTTCCCGGCAAAAGGTCCTCAAGGAGGAGCGAGAAGGATCAATAGGAGATCCTGTTGCCAGCACCCCGACACCCTTCATCGAAGAGATCCAAGCGAGACAGAGTGAATTACAACCGCCGTCAGCAGCACCAGGGTCTCTCAACTATGCCATCAACTCTACCGAGCTCGAGAGGGCTCTGCAGTTCTCAAAGGACCTGGCTGAGCCTCTCGAGAACCCGAACCGCGACACGGCCGATCCTCAGCATGAGAAAGAGGCCCTGGAGTTGCACGATAAGGAGCACCGGGATGCCCAAGAAGCCATTGACCGGATTGTGAACCTCAACAACGCCAACTCGAAAGACCACGTTCGACTGAATATACAAAAATGCATTGAACAATTCGGCCGACACAACACCGACTCTATCCTGCCACCAAAGCCATCCGCGGTGTTACCGGACGGTGCTACCCTCCATTCGGAGAAGGTCCCGCGCGTTGGCCGGGACACGGGGTCGGCAGAAGTACAGGCTGCCATCCTCACGGTGAAGATCCTGAACCTCTCTCGGCACCTCGAGACGTCCAACAAGGATAAACACAACAAGCGCAATCTTCAGATCCTCGTTCATAAGCGACAGAAGCTGTTGCGGTACGTCCGCCAGAAGGAACGCGGTGGACCCCGGTGGCAGCATTTGATTGAAACATTGGGACTGTCGGATGCTACCTGGAAAGGCGAAGTTGCTCTATAA
- a CDS encoding uncharacterized protein (ID:PFLUO_001672-T1.cds;~source:funannotate) translates to MAPSQLPPVFNPTSQDIEMLLAAQAHLGSKNLQVHMEPYLWKTRPDGVNVINIGKTWEKIVLAARIIAAVDNPADVCVVSARPYGQRAVLKFAAHTGATAIAGRFTPGNFTNYITRSFKEPRLIIVTDPRTDAQAIKEASYVNIPVIALCDTDSPTDFVDVAIPTNNKGRHSIGLVWWMLAREVLRLRGTLATRETEWDSVVDLYFYRDPEAEENKEVADEAKAPGAEEIGAGAVASGFAGDNWDVSAPGAGNPGTAFAAASAAAATGATSWEADGADWAASSTAQTGEWAEAQTATEGQKW, encoded by the exons atggccccTTCTCAGCTCCCCCCCGTCTTCAACCCTACCTCCCAGGACATTGAGATGCTCCTGGCCGCTCAGGCTCACCTGGGCTCCAAGAACCTGCAGGTTCACATGGAGCCTTACCTCTGGAAGACTCGCCCCGACGGTGTCAACGTGATCAACATTGGCAAGACCTG GGAGAAGATTGTCCTGGCTGCCCGTATTATCGCCGCCGTCGACAACCCCGCCGATGTCTGTGTGGTTTCCGCTCGTCCCTACGGCCAGCGTGCTGTCCTGAAGTTCGCCGCGCACACCGGTGCCACCGCCATTGCCGGTCGCTTCACCCCCGGTAACTTCACCAACTACATCACCCGCTCGTTCAAGGAGCCCCGCCTCATCATCGTGACCGACCCGCGCACCGACGcccaggccatcaaggaggcCAGCTACGTCAACATCCCCGTCATTGCTCTGTGCGACACCGACTCGCCCACCGACTTCGTCGACGTTGccatccccaccaacaacaagGGCCGCCACTCCATCGGTCTGGTCTGGTGGATGCTCGCCCGTGAGGTCCTGCGCCTGCGCGGCACCCTTGCCACCCGCGAGACCGAGTGGGACTCCGTCGTTGATCTGTACTTCTACCGCGACcccgaggccgaggagaacaaggaggTCGCCGATGAGGCCAAGGCCCCCGGTGCTGAGGAGatcggtgccggtgccgtCGCGTCTGGCTTCGCCGGTGACAACTGGGATGTCAGCGCCCCCGGCGCCGGTAACCCCGGCACTGCCTTCGCTGCCGCCAGCGCTGCCGCCGCCACTGGTGCCACCAGCTGGGAGGCCGATGGCGCCGACTGGGCTGCCAGCTCCACCGCCCAGACTGGTGAGTGGGCTGAGGCCCAGACCGCCACTGAGGGCCAGAAGTGGTAA